The following coding sequences are from one Methanobacterium sp. window:
- the cfbD gene encoding Ni-sirohydrochlorin a,c-diamide reductive cyclase catalytic subunit, with protein sequence MHPRPSPIAASLYTLRDLNADVIILHGPHGCCFRTGRLLENDGVRVVTTAMSENDFIFGAAAKLEETLQKVNSMFQPELVGIVGTCASMIIGEDLKEAVQNANIDAKVLAVESHGGLSEGDNTEGAIAVLEAASKEGIITYEETERQSKMLKLATKIEKTRGMAKGEYIAPSYGDNKIEIAKMLIKKIKNNEKIAIVLNAKKETAYLFADILKIPFNRINPKNKPLIIANLDENIGLPRIRQHARNIQKELEKDGVKIDLITGGLDEYPVTGERAAEILGAVENRSTQICDLLPQNSENFEGFLKDKNIDFLIVAGVPHAVPIETLKMDALAITDGPRLVEPLKEIGYKYVVTELDAHAKTLGTDEIVASDFGHFLREIID encoded by the coding sequence TTGCATCCAAGACCAAGTCCAATTGCTGCATCGCTTTATACATTGAGGGACCTTAATGCTGATGTTATTATACTCCACGGCCCTCATGGCTGTTGTTTTAGAACAGGGAGGCTACTTGAAAATGACGGAGTGAGAGTTGTAACTACTGCAATGTCTGAAAATGATTTTATTTTCGGAGCTGCGGCTAAATTAGAGGAAACACTCCAGAAAGTAAATTCAATGTTCCAGCCAGAACTTGTAGGGATTGTTGGGACATGTGCAAGTATGATAATTGGTGAAGACCTTAAAGAAGCCGTTCAAAACGCAAATATAGATGCAAAAGTGCTTGCAGTTGAATCCCATGGTGGTTTAAGCGAGGGAGATAATACAGAAGGAGCTATTGCTGTTTTGGAAGCTGCAAGTAAAGAAGGAATTATAACATATGAAGAAACAGAAAGGCAATCTAAAATGCTTAAATTAGCAACTAAAATCGAAAAAACAAGAGGAATGGCTAAAGGAGAATATATAGCCCCTTCATACGGAGATAATAAGATAGAAATAGCAAAAATGCTTATTAAAAAGATTAAAAATAATGAAAAAATCGCTATTGTATTAAATGCAAAGAAGGAAACCGCTTATCTGTTTGCTGACATCTTAAAAATTCCTTTTAACAGAATAAATCCCAAAAATAAACCATTAATAATTGCCAATCTTGATGAAAACATTGGACTTCCCAGAATAAGGCAGCATGCCAGAAATATTCAAAAAGAACTTGAAAAAGATGGGGTTAAAATTGACCTGATAACTGGAGGTCTTGACGAATATCCAGTAACAGGAGAAAGAGCGGCTGAGATTCTAGGGGCCGTCGAAAATCGAAGCACGCAAATCTGCGATTTGTTGCCCCAAAATTCAGAGAATTTTGAGGGATTTTTGAAAGATAAAAATATTGACTTTTTAATTGTTGCAGGAGTACCTCACGCTGTACCTATAGAAACTTTAAAAATGGATGCTTTAGCCATAACAGACGGTCCAAGACTTGTAGAACCGTTAAAAGAGATAGGTTATAAGTACGTTGTAACAGAATTAGATGCACATGCTAA